Proteins from a genomic interval of Methanoplanus endosymbiosus:
- a CDS encoding toprim domain-containing protein has protein sequence MNSEIRNILEDVCNFYEQNLNTDQLKFLNSRYGLNSDFVHKMRIGYAPEFSNSTLSHLMAQGHDISDIFESGLVSRYDNKVVEAFKGRLMFPYLDCGQKPLYFIGRATEQTPHMPDKLPPKYKKLKVTETGPTELIFGSWSIINGKPLVITEGVTDCLIVLQEGYPSISPVTTRFKKQKIEDVALECGRAGPVYLINDNEESEAGLQGAAKTATTLLQSGITEVFICEIPRPEGIEKVDLNDYLRSGGDIQPLIDGATPGAEHPRVKQEYVNQRMAGITRLRSSLSKTRWQKSGREKNSSVIDAKKLKMCMPNVSQYAGIPPGCRGVHPVYGSSTGQNFAVSDDGETYTSFHGGAQKGRGGDIFKLVALEQGYLNDEDMPLRGEAFLKTIRYCKDNWG, from the coding sequence ATGAATTCTGAAATCCGGAATATTCTTGAAGACGTATGTAATTTCTATGAACAGAACCTTAACACTGACCAACTGAAATTTTTAAACTCAAGATATGGTCTGAATTCAGATTTCGTTCACAAAATGCGGATAGGTTACGCACCGGAATTTAGCAACAGCACATTAAGCCACCTAATGGCTCAGGGGCATGACATTTCAGACATATTTGAATCCGGGCTTGTATCCCGATACGATAATAAAGTTGTTGAGGCATTCAAAGGCCGCCTGATGTTCCCTTACCTGGATTGCGGGCAAAAACCCCTTTACTTCATTGGCAGGGCAACCGAACAGACCCCCCACATGCCCGATAAGCTCCCCCCGAAATATAAAAAACTGAAGGTAACTGAAACCGGACCCACCGAACTGATATTTGGAAGCTGGTCTATCATAAACGGTAAACCGCTTGTTATCACAGAGGGCGTAACGGATTGTCTGATTGTCCTTCAGGAAGGTTACCCTTCAATCAGCCCCGTAACAACCCGGTTCAAAAAGCAAAAAATTGAAGATGTGGCTTTGGAATGCGGCCGTGCGGGACCTGTCTATCTGATAAACGACAACGAAGAGAGCGAAGCAGGTCTGCAAGGTGCAGCCAAAACGGCAACAACTCTTCTTCAGAGCGGCATAACAGAAGTTTTCATCTGTGAGATCCCCCGCCCTGAAGGGATTGAAAAGGTTGACCTGAACGATTATCTCCGGAGTGGTGGAGATATTCAACCTTTGATTGATGGAGCAACCCCCGGAGCTGAACACCCCAGAGTAAAACAGGAATATGTAAACCAGCGGATGGCAGGAATAACCCGTCTTCGTTCAAGTCTATCAAAAACCCGGTGGCAAAAGTCGGGACGGGAAAAAAATAGCAGCGTAATTGATGCGAAAAAGCTGAAGATGTGCATGCCCAATGTATCACAGTATGCAGGAATCCCGCCGGGATGTCGTGGAGTCCATCCGGTGTATGGTTCAAGTACCGGACAAAACTTCGCGGTATCAGATGATGGTGAGACATACACATCATTTCATGGAGGGGCACAAAAGGGGCGTGGTGGAGATATTTTTAAACTGGTCGCCCTTGAACAGGGTTATCTAAACGATGAAGATATGCCACTGCGGGGAGAGGCATTCTTAAAAACCATCCGTTACTGTAAGGATAATTGGGGTTGA